The proteins below are encoded in one region of Helianthus annuus cultivar XRQ/B chromosome 2, HanXRQr2.0-SUNRISE, whole genome shotgun sequence:
- the LOC118484199 gene encoding uncharacterized protein LOC118484199 produces the protein MVKVYSYAGNICRVLNSSVVLKSNAYAIAKSGFMLTCGGGNCMNGVGREDNDMWYDGCENPVFFPRASFRLELEVFDSTAEVVVVCFEDTAHRLTKITAHSILTTESGLSRVYSLYSTDIQDKFTQVMVRNADGSILTLPNYLHSLMGSTQTLQLDSCTYYDHGHFESFNCKNVLLDGAGCKPFGSSTPPSIPAKDKGCYPYRHQLSALK, from the exons ATGGTTAAAGTTTATAGTTATGCTGGTAATATATGCAGAGTGCTGAATTCATCTGTCGTGTTGAAGTCAAATGCATATGCAATAGCCAAGAGTGGGTTCATGCTGACATGTGGCGGTGGGAATTGCATGAATGGTGTGGGGCGTGAAGACAACGATATGTGGTATGATGGGTGCGAAAACCCCGTTTTCTTCCCGAGAGCAAG TTTCAGGCTAGAACTCGAGGTGTTTGACTCAACAGCCGAAGTTGTCGTTGTCTGCTTTGAAGACACCGCCCACCGCTTGACAAAGATCACTGCTCATAGTATACTCACAACAGAGTCTGGCCTGTCACGCGTCTACAGCCTTTATTCCACTGACATACAGGATAAGTTCACTCAGGTGATGGTAAGGAACGCTGATGGAAGCATTTTAACACTGCCGAATTATTTGCACTCTCTTATGGGCAGCACTCAGACCCTACAGCTTGATTCGTGTACGTATTATGATCATGGCCATTTTGAATCCTTCAACTGCAAGAATGTCCTGCTAGATGGGGCTGGTTGTAAGCCCTTTGGTTCTTCCACACCTCCATCGATCCCCGCTAAAGACAAGGGGTGCTACCCATACCGACACCAGTTAAGCGCGTTGAAGTGA